The Algihabitans albus genome includes a window with the following:
- a CDS encoding ATP-binding protein codes for MATFLLAGPGVISLLGLAALGHLDWRTAAIASGLVVLAVFTILYPHFAHVKALAGYIEALKSAGTNDAPLPRPPHGSSPVLAPELDESLVDTARERQRRRRELEAAIAGNESILSNLPDPLIMLDRNRRIVRANPATEDLFGTSLMGRDLVGVLRNPALLDAADAAVGRSENRVVEFALHGDIERYFSARLVPLRTPALDGTVAILSLHDLTGVRRAERMRADFVANASHELRTPLSSLIGFIETLSGPARDDSEAQHRFLGIMHEQALRMARLVDDLLSLSRIEMQEHTPPTAAAELERVLESVARALELKARAREVQVRLDVTEAPPVIGEADELAQVFQNLLDNAIKYGRRGGQVRVSARLPDTQQDPAARRMGRPAVAVSVTDDGEGIAREHLPRLTERFYRVDTARSRELGGTGLGLAIVKHIVNRHRGQLTIESEAGRGTTFTVYLQRAEVVEDGSGLQGEASSTVAVRTPQSSGNGREAGRRRAV; via the coding sequence GTGGCCACGTTTCTACTCGCCGGGCCAGGCGTGATTTCTTTGCTCGGTTTGGCCGCCTTGGGCCATCTGGACTGGCGGACGGCAGCGATCGCTTCGGGGCTGGTGGTTCTGGCGGTCTTCACGATCCTGTATCCTCACTTCGCCCACGTGAAGGCTCTGGCCGGCTACATCGAGGCCCTCAAGTCGGCCGGGACCAACGACGCACCTCTCCCTCGTCCACCCCACGGCTCTTCGCCGGTCTTGGCGCCGGAGCTGGACGAATCGCTCGTCGATACGGCGCGCGAGCGCCAACGCCGTCGGCGCGAACTGGAAGCGGCGATCGCCGGAAACGAATCGATCCTTTCCAATCTGCCCGACCCCTTGATCATGCTCGATCGCAACCGGCGGATTGTACGGGCAAATCCGGCGACGGAGGACCTCTTCGGCACCAGTTTGATGGGCCGCGATCTCGTCGGCGTGCTGCGCAATCCCGCCTTGCTCGATGCCGCCGACGCAGCCGTCGGGCGGAGCGAGAACCGAGTCGTGGAGTTCGCTCTGCACGGCGATATCGAGCGCTACTTCTCCGCCCGTCTGGTTCCGCTGCGCACGCCGGCGCTGGACGGTACGGTAGCGATCCTGTCGCTCCACGATCTGACCGGCGTTCGCCGGGCGGAGCGCATGCGGGCCGACTTCGTCGCCAATGCCAGTCACGAGCTTCGCACACCGCTGTCGAGCCTCATCGGTTTCATCGAAACCCTGTCCGGCCCGGCGCGCGACGATAGCGAGGCACAGCATCGGTTTCTCGGCATCATGCATGAGCAGGCCTTGCGCATGGCCCGGTTGGTGGACGATCTGCTCAGCTTGTCGCGGATCGAGATGCAGGAACACACGCCGCCGACCGCAGCGGCGGAGCTGGAACGCGTGTTGGAGTCGGTGGCCCGGGCGCTGGAGTTGAAGGCGCGCGCACGCGAGGTTCAAGTCCGTCTGGACGTGACGGAGGCGCCGCCGGTGATCGGCGAGGCGGACGAGTTGGCTCAGGTGTTTCAGAACTTGCTCGACAACGCCATCAAGTACGGCCGCCGAGGTGGCCAGGTTCGTGTCAGCGCGCGTCTGCCGGATACGCAACAGGATCCGGCGGCCCGCCGGATGGGACGCCCGGCCGTCGCCGTTTCCGTGACCGACGACGGCGAAGGGATTGCCCGGGAGCACCTGCCGCGCCTGACCGAGCGTTTCTACCGCGTCGACACGGCCCGCTCGCGAGAGCTCGGCGGCACCGGCCTGGGGCTCGCCATCGTCAAGCACATCGTCAATCGCCATCGTGGCCAGCTGACGATCGAAAGTGAAGCCGGGCGCGGCACGACCTTCACCGTTTATCTGCAGCGCGCGGAGGTTGTTGAGGATGGCAGCGGGCTGCAGGGCGAGGCGTCTTCCACGGTGGCTGTGCGGACGCCGCAGAGTTCCGGGAACGGGCGGGAAGCGGGCCGACGCCGGGCCGTCTAA
- a CDS encoding substrate-binding domain-containing protein, with protein sequence MIKHTLAFAAAAAMALAATSAAAQSRDQIRIVGSSTVFPFSTAVAEQFGNNTDFPTPVVESTGSGGGLKLFCAGVGVGHPDITNSSRRIKSSEYEDCTSNGITITEVRVGFDGIVLANSKDHARYQLTKDQVFRALAKTVVVDGQSVANPNDLWSDIDPSLPAERIEVLGPPPTSGTRDAFVELMMETGCEEAGMADTLGDDACAEIREDGAYVEAGENDNLIVQKLQANPVALGIFGFSFLDQNRDAIQGSVIGGVEPTFDNIAAGDYAVSRSLYFYVKNEHVGVIPGIEEYISEFTSEDSWGPDGYLADRGLIPLPEDARAEMQQQARGLQKLTM encoded by the coding sequence GTGATCAAGCACACGCTCGCCTTCGCGGCTGCTGCAGCCATGGCGCTTGCCGCCACTTCGGCTGCGGCCCAGTCGCGCGATCAGATCCGCATCGTCGGATCTTCGACGGTGTTCCCTTTCTCAACTGCAGTCGCGGAGCAGTTCGGCAACAACACCGATTTCCCGACGCCCGTGGTCGAATCCACCGGCTCCGGCGGCGGTCTGAAGCTGTTCTGCGCCGGCGTGGGCGTAGGGCACCCGGACATCACCAACTCCTCGCGCCGGATCAAGTCCTCCGAATATGAGGACTGCACCTCCAACGGCATCACCATCACCGAGGTACGCGTCGGTTTCGACGGCATCGTGCTCGCCAACTCCAAGGATCACGCGCGCTACCAGCTGACGAAAGACCAGGTCTTCCGGGCGCTGGCCAAGACCGTCGTGGTCGATGGCCAGTCCGTCGCCAATCCGAACGACCTCTGGTCCGACATCGATCCTTCGCTGCCGGCCGAGCGGATCGAAGTGCTGGGCCCGCCGCCGACCTCCGGCACGCGTGACGCCTTCGTCGAGCTGATGATGGAGACGGGTTGCGAAGAGGCCGGTATGGCCGACACCCTGGGTGACGACGCCTGTGCCGAGATCCGTGAGGACGGTGCCTATGTCGAAGCCGGTGAAAACGACAACCTGATCGTTCAGAAGCTGCAGGCCAATCCGGTCGCTCTGGGCATCTTCGGCTTCTCCTTCCTCGATCAGAACCGCGATGCCATCCAGGGTTCGGTGATCGGCGGTGTCGAGCCGACCTTCGACAACATCGCCGCTGGTGACTATGCCGTGTCTCGCTCGCTGTACTTCTACGTCAAGAACGAGCACGTCGGCGTGATCCCCGGCATCGAGGAGTATATCTCCGAGTTCACCTCCGAGGACTCCTGGGGTCCGGACGGCTACCTCGCCGACCGGGGTCTGATCCCGCTCCCCGAGGACGCACGCGCCGAAATGCAGCAGCAGGCTCGTGGTCTTCAGAAGCTGACGATGTAG
- the pstC gene encoding phosphate ABC transporter permease subunit PstC has protein sequence MGISVVLFVMLALTVVGYLLGTRQAYAVTGNKPHQLHSLPSYHGLYLASWVLLPALVVMVIWLIAEPHVAEMRLIANLPDDFSQRSSDEQRLLIGDIEARALGGIVSGALDPMFQAAGEVYAETLAASRWLMIAVMVALMAGGGLLALRRVQPDMRARNKVEQTASIIMIIASTIAILTTIGIIFSLLFETGRFFSKVPITEFLFGTQWSPQIALRADQVGSSGAFGAIPLFAGTLLITLIAMCVAVPIGLFSAIYMSEYAGKKLRASVKPILEILAGVPTVVYGFFAALTVAPFFRNTGESIGLTVSSESALAAGIVMGIMIIPFVSSLSDDVMNAVPQSLRDGAYALGATKAETVRQVILPAALPGIVGSVLLAVSRAVGETMIVVMAAGLAANLTANPLEAVTTVTVQIVTLLVGDQEFDTAKTLAAFALGLTLFFVTLCLNVIALHVVRKYREKYD, from the coding sequence ATGGGCATCTCGGTCGTTCTGTTTGTCATGCTCGCCTTGACCGTTGTCGGCTATCTGCTCGGCACGCGTCAGGCCTATGCCGTGACGGGCAACAAGCCTCACCAACTTCACTCCCTGCCCAGCTACCACGGACTCTACCTGGCGTCCTGGGTGCTGCTGCCGGCGCTCGTGGTGATGGTTATCTGGCTGATCGCCGAGCCGCATGTCGCGGAAATGCGGTTGATCGCCAATCTGCCGGACGACTTCTCGCAACGCAGTTCCGATGAGCAGCGGCTTCTGATCGGCGATATCGAGGCGCGGGCGCTTGGCGGCATCGTTTCAGGCGCTCTGGATCCCATGTTCCAGGCGGCCGGCGAAGTTTACGCCGAAACCCTGGCCGCCAGCCGCTGGCTGATGATCGCGGTCATGGTGGCGCTGATGGCCGGCGGCGGTCTTCTCGCACTGCGGCGGGTGCAGCCGGATATGCGCGCCCGGAACAAGGTGGAGCAGACCGCTTCCATCATCATGATCATCGCCTCGACGATCGCGATCCTGACCACGATCGGGATCATTTTCTCTCTGCTGTTCGAGACCGGCCGCTTCTTCAGCAAGGTCCCGATCACGGAGTTTCTCTTCGGAACCCAGTGGTCGCCGCAAATCGCGTTGCGCGCCGACCAGGTCGGCTCTTCCGGCGCCTTCGGCGCGATCCCGCTCTTCGCGGGCACTCTGCTCATCACCCTGATCGCGATGTGCGTGGCGGTGCCGATCGGCCTCTTCAGCGCGATCTACATGTCCGAGTATGCCGGGAAGAAGCTGCGGGCCTCCGTCAAGCCGATACTTGAGATTCTGGCGGGCGTGCCGACCGTGGTTTACGGCTTCTTCGCCGCTCTGACGGTGGCGCCCTTCTTCCGGAACACAGGTGAATCCATCGGTCTGACCGTGTCGTCGGAGTCCGCGCTCGCGGCGGGGATCGTCATGGGCATCATGATCATCCCCTTCGTCTCATCTCTGTCGGATGACGTGATGAACGCCGTCCCGCAATCTCTGCGTGACGGTGCCTATGCCCTGGGCGCGACCAAGGCCGAAACCGTGCGCCAGGTCATCTTGCCCGCAGCGCTCCCGGGCATCGTCGGTTCGGTGCTGCTGGCGGTCAGCCGTGCGGTGGGTGAGACCATGATCGTCGTGATGGCCGCCGGACTGGCCGCCAATTTAACCGCCAATCCTCTGGAGGCGGTTACGACCGTGACGGTGCAGATCGTCACGCTTCTGGTCGGCGATCAGGAGTTCGATACCGCCAAGACCCTGGCTGCCTTCGCGCTCGGTCTCACACTCTTCTTCGTCACGCTGTGCCTCAACGTTATCGCCCTCCATGTCGTCCGCAAATACCGAGAGAAGTATGACTGA
- the pstB gene encoding phosphate ABC transporter ATP-binding protein PstB, whose amino-acid sequence MLDVAHDKAEGPVALSNEQPVKIKSRDVNVYYGQAHALKHVDLDIRQYEVTSLIGPSGCGKSTYLRCINRMNDVIDGCRVEGSIEMDGEDVYDPKLDVVQLRARVGMVFQKPNPFPKSIYDNIAYGPRIHGIGSSKSEMDEIVQGSLQRAGLWEEVKDRMDTPGTGLSGGQQQRLCIARAIAVNPEVILMDEPCSALDPIATAKIEELIDELRQNFTIVIVTHSMQQAARVSQRTAFFHLGILVETDETEQIFTNPKDQRTQDYITGRFG is encoded by the coding sequence ATGCTGGATGTCGCGCATGACAAGGCAGAGGGCCCCGTGGCCTTGAGCAACGAACAACCCGTCAAGATCAAGTCGCGCGACGTCAATGTCTACTACGGCCAGGCGCACGCGCTGAAGCATGTCGACCTGGACATCAGGCAGTACGAAGTGACGTCCCTGATCGGCCCCTCCGGCTGCGGCAAGTCCACCTATCTGCGTTGCATCAACCGCATGAACGACGTGATCGACGGCTGCCGGGTCGAAGGCAGCATCGAGATGGATGGCGAGGACGTTTACGACCCGAAGCTGGATGTCGTGCAGCTTCGGGCCCGGGTCGGCATGGTGTTCCAGAAGCCGAACCCCTTCCCCAAATCGATCTACGACAACATCGCCTACGGCCCGCGCATTCACGGGATCGGCAGTTCGAAGTCGGAAATGGACGAGATCGTTCAGGGCAGCCTCCAGCGGGCCGGCCTTTGGGAAGAGGTGAAGGACCGCATGGATACGCCGGGTACCGGCTTGTCAGGCGGCCAGCAGCAGCGCCTCTGCATCGCACGCGCGATCGCCGTCAATCCGGAAGTCATCCTGATGGATGAGCCCTGCTCGGCGCTCGATCCGATCGCCACGGCCAAGATCGAAGAACTGATCGACGAGTTGCGGCAGAACTTCACCATCGTGATCGTGACCCACTCGATGCAACAGGCGGCGCGCGTCAGCCAGCGCACGGCTTTCTTCCACCTTGGGATTCTGGTCGAAACCGACGAGACCGAGCAGATTTTCACCAACCCCAAGGATCAGCGTACACAGGATTACATTACCGGGCGCTTCGGTTGA